One window from the genome of Echinicola vietnamensis DSM 17526 encodes:
- the ccoN gene encoding cytochrome-c oxidase, cbb3-type subunit I — translation MSEPLLEKFSYDNKIVKYFGAATIIWGVVGMLVGILAATQLFLPEANLGNPYTTFGRIRPLHTNAVIFAFVGNAIFAGVYYSMPRLLKARMWSDTLSWINFWGWQLIILAAAITLPLGLTTSKEYAELEWPIDIAIAVVWVAFGANMIGTLIKRRERHMYVAIWFYLASFVTVAVLHIFNSLELPVSLFKSYSAYAGVQDALVQWWYGHNAVAFFLTTPYLGLMYYYLPKAANRPIYSYKLSIIHFWALIFIYIWAGPHHLLYTALPNWAQVLGVAFSIMLIAPSWGGMVNGLLTLRGAWDKVRVDPVLKFMVVAVTAYGMATFEGPLLSLKSVNAIAHYTDWIVAHVHIGGLGWNGFLTFGMLYWLCPRMWNTKLYSTKLANTHFWLGTLGIIFYALPMYVAALTQSLMWKEFNEMGRLAYPNFLETTLQIVPMYMFRAFGGVLYLSGTLIMIYNLVKTTKMGAFVAEEPDEAPALTKPVAQKGEYWHHVWERKPIFFTILATVAILIGGAIEIIPTILVKSNVPTISSVTPYTPLELQGRDIYIKNGCVGCHSQMIRPFRSETERYGEYSKAGEFVYDRPFLWGSKRTGPDLHRVGGKYPDSWHYHHMLDPRTMSPGSTMPPYDWMITTTMDHEDLPAKIRTLQKLGVPYPEGYADGPAMEDLNEQANKITAGLKDANIEVLPNTEIVALIAYLQRLGTDIKKLDAPTKTANEAK, via the coding sequence ATGTCAGAACCACTACTGGAAAAGTTCAGTTACGATAATAAGATCGTAAAGTACTTTGGAGCAGCCACCATCATTTGGGGCGTAGTCGGGATGCTGGTGGGGATATTGGCCGCCACCCAGCTATTTCTTCCCGAGGCCAATTTAGGAAACCCATACACTACCTTTGGCAGGATTCGTCCGCTGCATACCAATGCGGTGATTTTTGCCTTTGTGGGCAACGCGATCTTTGCAGGAGTTTATTATTCCATGCCGCGGCTGCTGAAGGCCAGGATGTGGAGTGACACCCTCAGTTGGATCAATTTCTGGGGATGGCAATTGATCATTTTGGCAGCCGCGATCACCCTTCCCTTGGGGCTGACCACCTCAAAGGAATATGCAGAGCTGGAGTGGCCCATTGACATCGCCATTGCGGTGGTTTGGGTGGCTTTTGGGGCCAATATGATCGGTACCTTGATCAAACGCCGTGAGCGGCACATGTACGTGGCTATTTGGTTTTACCTGGCCTCTTTTGTGACGGTAGCGGTGCTGCACATCTTTAACTCCCTGGAGTTGCCTGTTTCCCTTTTTAAGAGTTATTCTGCCTATGCAGGTGTCCAAGATGCTTTGGTCCAATGGTGGTATGGCCATAATGCGGTAGCGTTCTTCCTGACGACTCCCTATTTGGGCTTGATGTACTATTATTTGCCCAAAGCAGCCAACAGACCTATTTACTCCTATAAACTGTCGATCATTCACTTTTGGGCACTGATCTTTATTTACATCTGGGCAGGTCCTCACCATTTGCTCTACACGGCCTTGCCAAACTGGGCCCAAGTCTTGGGCGTAGCGTTTTCCATCATGCTAATTGCTCCTTCTTGGGGTGGAATGGTGAATGGACTGTTGACATTGAGAGGCGCGTGGGACAAGGTGCGCGTAGATCCTGTACTGAAGTTTATGGTAGTGGCCGTGACAGCCTACGGTATGGCCACGTTCGAAGGCCCGTTGCTTTCGCTGAAAAGTGTTAATGCGATTGCCCATTATACCGATTGGATCGTCGCGCACGTCCATATTGGTGGGTTGGGCTGGAATGGATTCCTGACGTTTGGTATGCTTTACTGGCTGTGCCCGAGAATGTGGAATACTAAACTTTATTCCACAAAACTGGCCAATACACATTTTTGGCTAGGGACGTTGGGGATCATTTTCTATGCCTTGCCGATGTACGTGGCAGCCTTGACACAGAGTTTGATGTGGAAAGAATTTAATGAAATGGGTAGGTTGGCCTATCCGAATTTCCTGGAAACCACCTTGCAGATTGTGCCCATGTACATGTTCAGGGCTTTTGGGGGCGTGCTATATTTGAGCGGTACCCTGATCATGATCTATAACCTCGTGAAGACGACCAAAATGGGCGCCTTCGTGGCAGAAGAGCCTGATGAAGCACCTGCCTTGACCAAGCCTGTCGCCCAAAAAGGAGAATATTGGCATCATGTATGGGAAAGAAAACCGATCTTCTTTACCATCCTCGCGACAGTGGCCATTCTGATTGGCGGTGCCATTGAGATCATACCGACCATTTTGGTCAAATCCAATGTGCCGACCATCTCCAGTGTGACACCTTATACGCCGCTGGAGCTGCAAGGAAGGGATATCTACATTAAAAATGGTTGTGTGGGCTGCCACTCCCAAATGATCCGGCCTTTCCGCTCTGAAACTGAACGTTATGGCGAGTATTCCAAAGCCGGGGAGTTTGTTTACGACCGGCCATTCTTATGGGGGTCCAAAAGAACTGGTCCCGACCTCCATCGTGTGGGAGGGAAGTATCCCGATAGCTGGCATTACCACCATATGTTGGATCCCCGGACCATGTCACCAGGGTCGACCATGCCTCCCTATGACTGGATGATTACGACGACGATGGATCATGAGGACCTTCCTGCCAAAATCCGTACCCTCCAAAAACTCGGTGTGCCCTATCCCGAGGGATATGCGGATGGCCCTGCCATGGAAGACCTAAATGAGCAAGCCAATAAGATTACCGCTGGGCTGAAGGATGCGAATATTGAGGTCTTGCCCAATACGGAAATTGTGGCATTGATCGCATACTTACAGCGCTTGGGTACGGATATCAAAAAGCTGGATGCCCCCACTAAAACGGCCAATGAGGCGAAATAA
- the ccoS gene encoding cbb3-type cytochrome oxidase assembly protein CcoS, whose translation MEVIFVLIGISLILAVTFLILFIRAMKGGQYDDTYTPSVRILFDNKKKSETSKPTTKSK comes from the coding sequence ATGGAAGTAATATTTGTATTGATCGGCATCAGTTTGATATTGGCAGTGACCTTTCTAATCCTGTTTATCAGGGCAATGAAGGGTGGTCAATATGACGATACCTACACCCCCTCGGTGAGAATACTCTTCGATAATAAAAAGAAGTCAGAGACAAGCAAACCAACAACTAAATCTAAGTAA
- a CDS encoding cbb3-type cytochrome c oxidase subunit 3: MQKEILTSIENVEIYPIISLLVFVLFFVGMGWWVLRVDKRYIDHMKSLPVDDDHQKEESHEKK; this comes from the coding sequence ATGCAAAAGGAAATATTAACTTCAATCGAAAACGTGGAAATATACCCAATCATTTCCCTATTGGTCTTTGTGCTGTTCTTTGTTGGGATGGGATGGTGGGTGCTTCGCGTGGATAAGCGATACATTGACCACATGAAATCACTTCCTGTAGATGATGATCACCAAAAAGAAGAAAGCCATGAAAAAAAATAA
- a CDS encoding cbb3-type cytochrome c oxidase N-terminal domain-containing protein — translation MKKNKAVLLTTFMGLASSTAFAQNVEEPSFWSALGTMNSSELMLLLMIIVMLGVLVLLLLLMIYLMSFMVTLLKRENPALANQPSWWEQFNERFVSGKLKPVEEEGEIMLSHNYDGIRELDNFMPPWLTYLFYGSTIFAIFYLINYSAIGWGKTPEEEYQAQLKAEEIAAEKRKELALASIDESNVEFDQSEFVLTAGGTIYQNNCVACHAADGGGGVGPNFTDQYWLHGGSIQDVFKTVKYGVPDKGMIPWQDQLSPEEIMQVSNYILSLQGKTPANPKEPQGELYVPDNEEGETDAADSTGVQPDSVKVDV, via the coding sequence ATGAAAAAAAATAAAGCAGTGCTATTGACCACCTTTATGGGATTAGCTTCTTCCACAGCTTTTGCCCAAAATGTAGAGGAACCTTCATTTTGGTCTGCCTTAGGAACCATGAACAGCAGTGAGTTGATGCTGCTGTTGATGATCATCGTGATGCTGGGTGTTTTGGTGTTGTTGCTATTGCTCATGATCTACCTGATGTCGTTTATGGTGACCCTTCTCAAACGTGAAAATCCAGCATTGGCCAATCAGCCCAGCTGGTGGGAGCAGTTCAATGAGCGTTTTGTATCCGGAAAATTGAAACCGGTGGAGGAAGAAGGTGAGATCATGCTGAGCCACAATTACGATGGTATTCGGGAGTTGGACAATTTTATGCCCCCTTGGCTTACCTATTTGTTTTACGGCTCCACGATCTTTGCCATTTTCTATTTGATCAATTATTCTGCCATAGGCTGGGGAAAAACACCGGAAGAGGAATATCAAGCCCAGCTAAAAGCGGAGGAAATAGCTGCTGAAAAGCGAAAGGAGTTGGCTTTGGCTTCCATTGATGAAAGCAATGTGGAGTTTGACCAGTCGGAGTTTGTGCTTACTGCCGGCGGAACCATATACCAAAACAATTGTGTGGCCTGTCACGCTGCCGATGGCGGTGGTGGCGTAGGTCCTAACTTTACCGATCAATATTGGCTTCATGGGGGCAGCATTCAGGATGTTTTTAAAACCGTGAAATACGGGGTGCCCGATAAAGGAATGATTCCCTGGCAGGATCAGCTGAGTCCTGAGGAAATCATGCAAGTGTCGAATTATATCCTTTCCCTACAAGGAAAAACCCCTGCCAATCCAAAAGAGCCGCAAGGTGAGCTGTATGTGCCTGATAATGAAGAAGGGGAGACGGATGCGGCAGATTCCACCGGTGTACAACCGGATTCAGTGAAGGTAGATGTCTAA